In Andreesenia angusta, a single genomic region encodes these proteins:
- the tkt gene encoding transketolase has protein sequence MNIDRLAVNTIRVLSAEAVQKANSGHPGLPLGAAPMAYTLWSRIMKHNPENPNWINRDRFVLSAGHGSMLLYSLLHMFGYDLSMEEIKNFRQLGSQTPGHPEYGHTVGVETTTGPLGQGLANAVGMAMAEAHLASLFNTEERKIVDHYTYAIVGDGCMMEGITNEASSLAGTLGLSKLIVLYDSNNISIEGDTDLAFREDVGPRYEALGWDVQFVEDGNDLDVIEEAILNAKSNTEKPSFIEIKTRIGYGSAKEGQASAHGEPLGEENVAGLKSNLGWEHGEEFVVPEKVKSHMQSILAEKKAEESDWNKEYKLYKKENPELAAKFEAFINAEIPKGYLNSEEFYSFEKDMATRQSSEVVLNRIAEKMPQLFGGSADLAPSNKTVMKSYSSFSKEDYGGSNIHFGVREHAMASVSNGIALHGGLVPYCATFLIFSDYLKPAFRLSAIMNKQVIYVLTHDSIGVGEDGPTHQPIEQLSMLRATPNAVVFRPCDAKEVAASWAYALERKDGPTALALTRQTVRNLEETGKDALKGGYVLKDFGDKVDIIIISSGSEVSLAYDAAVELCKRGIGVRVVSMPSMEVFEAQSPEYKESVLPSDLDIRISVEAGATMPWYRYIGPKGVAIGIDRFGASAPGDQLFEEFELTVERVVKEAIKILE, from the coding sequence TTGAACATAGATAGACTAGCAGTAAACACCATAAGAGTTCTTTCAGCAGAGGCTGTGCAAAAAGCCAATTCTGGGCATCCAGGTCTTCCACTTGGAGCGGCTCCAATGGCTTACACTCTCTGGAGCAGGATAATGAAGCACAATCCAGAGAATCCAAACTGGATCAACAGAGACAGATTTGTGCTCTCGGCAGGGCATGGATCGATGCTCTTGTACTCGCTTCTGCATATGTTCGGTTACGACTTAAGCATGGAGGAGATAAAAAACTTCAGACAGCTGGGAAGTCAGACCCCGGGGCATCCGGAGTATGGACATACCGTGGGAGTCGAGACTACTACAGGGCCACTAGGCCAGGGACTTGCAAATGCAGTTGGTATGGCCATGGCTGAAGCACACCTTGCGTCCCTTTTCAACACTGAAGAGAGGAAGATAGTAGACCACTACACTTATGCAATAGTGGGGGATGGGTGCATGATGGAGGGTATTACAAACGAGGCGTCTTCCCTTGCGGGCACACTTGGACTTTCAAAGCTGATAGTGCTGTATGATTCCAACAACATATCCATAGAGGGCGACACAGACTTAGCCTTCAGGGAAGATGTAGGCCCAAGGTACGAGGCGCTTGGATGGGATGTTCAATTTGTGGAAGATGGAAACGACTTGGACGTGATAGAGGAAGCCATATTAAATGCGAAGTCGAACACAGAGAAGCCTTCTTTTATAGAGATAAAGACACGCATAGGATACGGGTCGGCGAAAGAGGGACAGGCTTCGGCCCATGGGGAGCCGTTGGGAGAAGAGAATGTGGCTGGTTTGAAGTCAAACCTAGGCTGGGAGCATGGCGAGGAGTTTGTCGTGCCAGAGAAGGTAAAATCCCATATGCAGAGCATACTGGCAGAGAAAAAAGCCGAAGAAAGCGATTGGAACAAGGAGTACAAGCTATACAAGAAAGAGAACCCAGAGCTTGCGGCTAAGTTCGAAGCCTTTATAAATGCAGAGATTCCCAAGGGATACTTAAACTCAGAGGAGTTCTACAGCTTCGAAAAAGACATGGCCACAAGGCAGTCTTCGGAGGTAGTTTTAAACAGAATCGCAGAGAAGATGCCGCAGCTGTTCGGAGGGTCTGCAGACCTTGCTCCTTCAAACAAGACCGTCATGAAAAGCTACAGCTCTTTCTCGAAGGAAGACTACGGCGGGAGCAATATACACTTTGGGGTGAGAGAGCATGCCATGGCATCGGTTTCAAACGGGATAGCACTTCATGGGGGGCTTGTGCCATATTGCGCCACTTTCCTGATATTCAGCGACTACTTGAAGCCAGCATTCAGGCTTTCTGCAATTATGAACAAGCAGGTCATATATGTGCTGACACATGACAGCATAGGAGTTGGAGAAGACGGTCCTACACATCAGCCTATAGAGCAGCTCTCTATGCTGAGAGCTACGCCTAATGCAGTTGTATTCAGGCCTTGCGATGCTAAGGAGGTGGCGGCTTCCTGGGCCTATGCGCTTGAGAGAAAAGACGGGCCGACAGCGCTCGCCCTCACAAGGCAGACTGTCAGAAACCTAGAAGAGACCGGAAAAGACGCTCTGAAAGGTGGCTATGTGCTGAAAGACTTTGGAGATAAAGTGGATATAATAATAATATCATCCGGGTCGGAAGTGTCGCTTGCATACGACGCTGCGGTGGAGCTGTGCAAAAGAGGTATTGGAGTCAGAGTGGTGTCTATGCCTAGCATGGAGGTATTTGAAGCCCAAAGCCCTGAGTACAAGGAGTCAGTGCTGCCAAGTGATTTGGACATCCGAATTTCAGTTGAAGCTGGGGCCACTATGCCTTGGTACAGATATATAGGCCCGAAAGGTGTGGCCATAGGTATAGATAGATTTGGAGCTTCAGCTCCTGGGGATCAGCTTTTTGAAGAATTCGAGTTGACAGTGGAACGAGTGGTCAAGGAAGCGATAAAAATATTAGAGTAA
- a CDS encoding pyridoxal phosphate-dependent aminotransferase, with protein sequence MKFSNRIKSVQESPIRKLVPIADRAEKNGKKVYYLNIGQPDIETPREFFEAVNNFDRKVLEYSSSHGLPQLLKAFSEYYSSKSIDFTPEDIIVTNGGSEALLFSLMVLCDHGDEVIIPEPFYANYSSFTSSLGIKVSPFITKAEDGFHLPSIEAIASLVNDKTKALLISNPGNPTGTVYTKEEVRMLADIAKEHDLFIIADEVYREFIYTETEFLSFAHLADVEDRVVIVDSISKRFSSCGARIGCVASKNSEFIFEFLKLCQSRLCVSTINQVGAAALSRVSHEYIEKATVEYHKRRDILYSALSSMEGVVCREPEGAFYIIAKLPVENSEEFVVWLLEEFDVDGETVFLAPAEGFYETEGSGLDEVRISYVLESESLKKAMNVLKKGLESYPKRK encoded by the coding sequence ATGAAATTTTCTAACAGAATAAAGTCTGTTCAAGAATCTCCTATACGAAAGTTAGTTCCGATAGCTGATCGAGCAGAGAAAAACGGGAAAAAGGTGTACTACCTGAATATTGGGCAACCTGATATCGAAACACCTAGAGAATTTTTTGAGGCAGTTAATAATTTCGACAGAAAAGTGCTTGAGTACAGTTCGTCTCACGGACTTCCTCAGCTTTTAAAGGCCTTTTCCGAATACTATAGCAGTAAGAGTATCGACTTTACTCCTGAAGACATAATAGTGACTAACGGAGGTAGCGAGGCACTGCTGTTTTCACTCATGGTTCTTTGCGACCATGGCGATGAAGTTATAATCCCGGAGCCTTTCTATGCGAACTACAGTAGCTTTACAAGTTCGCTCGGCATAAAAGTATCCCCTTTTATAACTAAAGCAGAGGACGGATTCCATCTTCCTTCTATTGAAGCCATAGCTTCTCTTGTAAACGACAAGACCAAGGCATTGCTTATCTCAAATCCAGGCAACCCTACAGGCACTGTCTATACAAAAGAGGAAGTCAGGATGCTTGCCGACATTGCGAAAGAGCATGACCTTTTTATAATCGCCGACGAGGTGTACAGGGAATTTATCTACACTGAGACTGAATTTCTGAGCTTTGCGCATCTAGCAGATGTCGAAGACAGGGTCGTGATAGTGGACAGTATTTCAAAGAGGTTCAGCTCTTGCGGAGCTAGGATAGGATGCGTTGCCTCTAAGAACAGCGAGTTCATATTCGAGTTCTTGAAGCTCTGCCAGTCTAGGCTCTGTGTCTCTACTATAAACCAGGTTGGAGCGGCTGCGCTAAGCAGAGTCTCTCACGAATATATAGAGAAGGCAACCGTGGAGTACCACAAAAGAAGAGATATACTCTACTCTGCGCTCAGCAGCATGGAAGGCGTTGTATGCAGAGAACCTGAAGGGGCTTTCTATATAATAGCCAAACTTCCGGTTGAAAACTCAGAGGAGTTTGTAGTATGGCTCTTAGAGGAGTTCGATGTAGACGGCGAAACTGTGTTTTTGGCGCCGGCTGAAGGCTTCTATGAAACAGAAGGATCTGGGCTTGACGAGGTCAGAATCTCCTACGTGCTTGAGTCTGAGTCGCTTAAAAAAGCCATGAACGTTCTAAAGAAAGGCCTCGAGTCTTATCCTAAGAGAAAATAG
- a CDS encoding YdbC family protein: protein MADIKYEICEELGSISENSKGWSRELNLVSWNDRPAKYDLRDWAPGHEKMGKGLTLTAEEAKALRDILNKLDI, encoded by the coding sequence ATGGCTGATATAAAGTACGAAATATGCGAAGAGCTGGGCTCGATTTCAGAGAACAGCAAGGGATGGAGCAGAGAGCTGAACTTGGTTAGCTGGAATGACAGGCCGGCCAAATACGACTTAAGGGACTGGGCTCCAGGCCACGAGAAGATGGGGAAGGGACTTACCCTTACAGCTGAAGAGGCGAAAGCGCTCAGAGACATACTGAACAAACTGGATATATAG
- a CDS encoding PLP-dependent aminotransferase family protein, which yields MGKLDKIALDKDSGEFLYHQLYNEIKELILNGELPPDTKLPTIRKLAEKLEVNNVTVVTAYNQLEADGFIYKKVGSGSFVKKLDKVEKSEEELEPSGIANFGSTAPTPNLFPVEEIKAAIDEVLDRDKANAFIYQESKGYTPLRKSLVSYLEKLGIGTGIDNIQIISGAQQGIDIISKAMVDYGDIVFTESPTYTGAIGVFNSRGARAIGIPIESDGIDVVELENKLKSFRPKFIYIMPNFQNPTGYSYSEKKKEKLLELASEYGFYIIEDDYLSDLHFNNRQNRTLKSMDKADRVIYIKSFSKLFMPGLRIAFMVVPSELYSGILSAKHISDISTPGLIQRAFDAYMRNGNWDENIKRINKVYDLRYRIMVKAVEELMPEEIEYILPEGGLNFWFKLPSGQSSNELYDYLLERNISIAPAMVFDLNGEDSECFRLSVTSIDSEDIRPFMERLTEGMKEFFKAGSKSKLTAEQYNRFL from the coding sequence ATGGGCAAATTAGACAAGATAGCTCTAGACAAGGATTCTGGAGAGTTTCTATACCACCAGCTTTACAACGAAATAAAAGAGCTTATACTGAATGGGGAGCTTCCCCCGGATACGAAGCTACCTACCATAAGGAAGCTGGCCGAAAAGCTGGAGGTGAATAATGTGACTGTGGTCACGGCCTACAACCAGCTAGAGGCTGACGGCTTTATATACAAGAAGGTGGGAAGCGGCTCTTTTGTAAAGAAGCTGGATAAAGTCGAGAAGTCAGAGGAAGAGCTTGAGCCGAGCGGAATCGCAAACTTTGGAAGCACAGCCCCTACTCCTAATCTGTTTCCTGTAGAGGAGATAAAAGCTGCAATAGACGAGGTGCTAGACAGAGACAAGGCCAATGCCTTTATATACCAGGAAAGCAAGGGCTATACACCTCTTAGAAAGTCTCTTGTATCTTATCTGGAGAAGCTGGGCATAGGCACAGGTATAGACAATATACAGATAATCTCTGGAGCGCAGCAGGGCATAGATATAATTTCAAAGGCCATGGTGGACTACGGAGATATAGTCTTTACAGAGTCGCCTACCTATACTGGTGCTATAGGCGTTTTCAACTCGAGGGGAGCTAGGGCCATAGGCATACCGATAGAGAGCGATGGAATAGACGTGGTAGAGCTTGAGAACAAGCTGAAGAGCTTCAGGCCCAAGTTTATATATATAATGCCTAACTTTCAGAACCCTACAGGCTATTCTTACTCTGAGAAGAAGAAGGAAAAGCTCCTAGAGCTCGCTTCGGAATATGGCTTCTATATAATAGAGGACGACTACCTGAGCGACCTTCACTTCAACAACCGCCAGAACAGGACGCTGAAGTCTATGGACAAGGCGGACAGAGTGATATATATAAAGAGCTTTTCCAAGCTATTTATGCCTGGGCTCAGGATAGCTTTTATGGTAGTTCCGTCTGAGCTGTACTCTGGCATACTTTCGGCCAAGCATATCTCGGACATATCTACACCAGGGCTTATACAGCGGGCATTTGACGCATATATGAGAAATGGGAACTGGGATGAAAATATAAAGCGGATAAACAAGGTATACGATCTAAGGTACAGGATAATGGTAAAGGCGGTAGAGGAGCTTATGCCGGAGGAGATAGAATATATTCTTCCAGAAGGAGGGCTCAATTTCTGGTTCAAGCTTCCGTCTGGACAGTCTTCAAACGAGCTTTATGACTATCTCTTGGAGAGAAATATATCTATAGCTCCGGCCATGGTATTTGACTTGAACGGAGAAGACAGCGAGTGCTTCAGGCTCAGTGTGACATCTATAGACTCAGAGGACATAAGGCCTTTTATGGAGAGGCTTACTGAAGGGATGAAAGAGTTTTTCAAGGCGGGAAGCAAATCTAAGCTGACAGCCGAGCAGTACAATAGATTCTTGTAG
- a CDS encoding M42 family metallopeptidase: MSFNTELMKRLVNAYSPSGDESEIAGIIEEELKDHVDEISRDSMGNLICRKVGGGKRIMVAAHMDQIGVMVTKIEDEGFLRFTNIGGIDPVLSLNQRVVFKNGTVGVIDKNGKAKTDKLKLEDLFIDIGADGKEEAEKAVEIGDSAVYVSDYHEDEKRIISGALDNRIGCYMGIEALKRLKESENDIYMVFTVQEELGLRGATTAAYAIEPEFGLALDITGSGDTPEDGRLAVGLGKGAAIKLKDRGIVVDPRVKNYMVDMAKVNDIDYQLEILEFGATDSGAIHLSKSGVPTGVISVPTRFVHSPTETIYKSDVEHCIDLLVKILGDSLEFLG, encoded by the coding sequence TTGAGCTTTAATACTGAACTTATGAAAAGACTGGTGAATGCATACTCTCCGTCAGGGGACGAATCGGAGATAGCAGGCATCATAGAAGAAGAGCTGAAAGACCATGTAGACGAGATCAGCAGAGACAGCATGGGGAACTTGATATGCAGAAAAGTTGGAGGCGGAAAGCGCATAATGGTTGCCGCCCATATGGACCAGATAGGCGTAATGGTTACAAAGATAGAGGATGAAGGTTTCCTGAGGTTCACCAATATAGGCGGGATAGACCCTGTGTTGTCTCTTAACCAAAGGGTCGTCTTCAAGAACGGCACTGTGGGTGTTATAGACAAGAACGGGAAGGCAAAGACAGACAAGCTGAAGCTAGAGGATCTGTTTATAGATATAGGGGCAGATGGAAAAGAGGAAGCTGAGAAAGCAGTCGAGATAGGCGATTCCGCTGTATATGTATCCGACTATCACGAAGATGAGAAGAGGATAATCTCGGGCGCTCTAGACAACAGGATAGGATGCTATATGGGCATAGAGGCTCTAAAGAGGCTGAAAGAAAGCGAAAACGACATATATATGGTTTTCACAGTACAAGAGGAGCTCGGGCTTAGAGGAGCTACAACAGCTGCATATGCCATAGAGCCGGAGTTCGGGCTGGCGCTTGACATCACTGGAAGCGGAGATACCCCGGAAGATGGCAGACTGGCCGTAGGACTTGGAAAGGGAGCGGCGATAAAGCTCAAGGATAGAGGGATAGTTGTAGACCCTAGAGTTAAAAACTACATGGTGGATATGGCCAAGGTGAACGACATAGACTATCAGCTTGAGATACTTGAGTTCGGGGCCACCGACTCGGGGGCGATCCATCTTTCCAAGAGCGGAGTTCCAACAGGCGTAATCTCTGTTCCAACTAGATTTGTACACTCCCCTACAGAGACGATCTACAAGTCAGACGTGGAGCACTGTATAGACCTGCTTGTGAAGATACTTGGAGACAGTTTGGAGTTTTTAGGCTAG
- a CDS encoding M42 family metallopeptidase, with amino-acid sequence MLLKRLSETHGVSGQEKKVRDQIKAELEGFVDEMYTDSIGNLIVRKKGVSDISQIAVVAPMDEVGLMVTKITSDGLIKFTPAGNFDTRMLVSKAASIGEKAVKGVIGAKPIHLQDSSERKTALKVSQLYIDIGASKKEEAEKHVCIGDYVAIDSAFREYGKSLVKGKALEGRAACSLLVELLKQKTEYSFYGVFTVMREVGIFGGGPAVYKLDPEYTIILDGSDSELGKGPVVSIKELRTMFDLSFSRRILELAKAESIPVQISGMDHIFSDGARVQTARGGNKAMKIGIPCKYMKTPVSFMDMEDYRNTAKLLEKTIAMIGGKDIEL; translated from the coding sequence GAGACTTTCGGAGACCCATGGAGTTTCCGGCCAAGAGAAGAAGGTAAGAGACCAGATAAAAGCCGAGCTTGAAGGCTTTGTAGACGAGATGTACACTGACAGCATAGGAAATCTGATAGTCAGAAAGAAGGGCGTTTCAGACATATCACAGATAGCCGTTGTCGCTCCTATGGACGAGGTTGGACTTATGGTGACCAAGATAACGTCGGACGGGCTGATCAAGTTCACGCCGGCTGGGAATTTCGACACAAGGATGCTGGTGTCAAAGGCGGCCTCAATTGGAGAAAAAGCTGTAAAGGGAGTAATTGGGGCTAAGCCTATACACCTACAAGACAGCAGCGAAAGAAAGACAGCTTTGAAGGTGAGCCAGCTCTATATAGACATCGGAGCTTCAAAAAAGGAAGAAGCTGAAAAGCATGTGTGCATAGGAGACTATGTGGCCATAGATAGCGCGTTTAGAGAGTATGGGAAAAGCCTCGTAAAGGGGAAGGCGCTGGAGGGAAGAGCGGCCTGTAGTTTGCTTGTAGAGCTTTTAAAGCAAAAGACGGAATACTCGTTTTATGGAGTGTTCACTGTTATGAGAGAAGTCGGGATATTCGGAGGAGGTCCGGCAGTCTACAAGCTAGATCCTGAATACACCATAATCCTGGACGGATCGGACTCGGAGCTTGGAAAAGGTCCTGTTGTGAGCATAAAGGAGCTCAGGACTATGTTCGACTTAAGCTTCTCAAGGCGCATACTGGAGCTTGCAAAAGCGGAGTCCATACCTGTACAGATATCTGGAATGGACCATATCTTCTCCGACGGAGCTAGAGTCCAGACAGCTAGAGGCGGAAACAAGGCGATGAAGATAGGCATTCCATGCAAGTACATGAAGACACCTGTGAGCTTTATGGACATGGAGGACTACAGAAACACAGCAAAACTTTTGGAAAAGACTATAGCCATGATAGGAGGTAAAGATATTGAGCTTTAA